In Hevea brasiliensis isolate MT/VB/25A 57/8 chromosome 13, ASM3005281v1, whole genome shotgun sequence, a single genomic region encodes these proteins:
- the LOC110661993 gene encoding protein EMSY-LIKE 3 isoform X1, producing MDYELSDSSGTDDDLPPSHRNRFQSGVRPAGNGRSAAVGSASLPRVHSDMETQIHNIEQEAYTSVLRAFKAQSDAITWEKESLITELRKELRVSDEEHRELLSRVNTDNIIRRIREWRKTNGLQPGMPSTAQPAHDPTPSPTVSASRKKQKTSQSVASLSMGAPSPALPSTQPSSSALRRGPPPGPKSKNPKSSMQYPSTGLTGRAQAAMRSSSGAFAPNEPAEATSYDPLIGRKVWTRWPEDNQYYEAVITDYNPVEGRHALVYDINSADETWEWVNLKEITPEDIRWEGEDPGIFHRGGWPGPGRGNKKSMARGGALAGAGRGRGTMKGQSRKDFPLSQNGIGKKAVGDIEILHTDTLIKEVEKVVGASHPDPMEIEKAKKVLKEHEQALVDAIARLEDASDGESDGEHPSSHGQSMDQDRGWRKRPYDDMGGEGRASDGNKMARGGRVGSGEHQVDGDEI from the exons ATGGACTATGAGCTTTCCGATAGTAGTG GTACTGATGATGACCTCCCACCATCACATCGAAATAGATTCCAAAGTGGGGTACGACCTGCTGGGAATGGAAGATCTGCAGCAGTTGGTTCTGCTTCATTACCTAGGGTTCATAGTGACATGGAAACTCAAATACACAACATTGAGCAAGAAGCGTATACTTCAGTCCTACGGGCATTTAAAGCACAATCTGATGCCATTACTTGG GAAAAGGAGAGTTTAATTACAGAACTCAGAAAAGAGTTAAGGGTATCAGATGAGGAGCACAGGGAGCTCCTATCCCGGGTTAATACCGATAACATCATCCGCAGAATAAG GGAATGGAGAAAGACAAATGGGCTTCAACCTGGCATGCCAAGCACAGCCCAGCCTGCTCATGATCCCACACCTAGTCCTACTGTTTCAGCATCGCGCAAGAAACAGAAAACATCACAATCAGTTGCTTCATTGTCTATGGGTGCACCTTCTCCTGCATTGCCATCTACGCAACCATCTTCATCAGCGCTGAGGCGGGGTCCTCCACCAGGGCCTAAGAGCAAGAATCCCAAATCA TCCATGCAGTATCCTTCTACAGGTTTGACCGGAAGAGCACAAGCTGCTATGCGGAGTTCTTCAGGTGCATTTGCCCCCAATGAACCTGCAGAAGCTACCAGTTATGATCCATTGATTGGAAGGAAAGTTTGGACTCGGTGGCCCGAGGATAACCAATACTATGAGGCTGTTATAACTGACTATAATCCAGTTGAG GGGAGGCATGCTTTGGTTTATGATATTAATTCAGCAGATGAAACTTGGGAATGGGTTAATCTGAAAGAG ATAACTCCTGAAGATATTAGGTGGGAGGGTGAGGATCCAGGAATTTTTCATAGAGGTGGCTGGCCTGGACCAGGCCGTGGGAATAAGAAATCTATGGCACGTGGTGGAGCTCTTGCTGGGGCAGGAAGAGGTAGAGGGACCATGAAGGGGCAGTCTAGAAAAGATTTCCCATTATCACAAAATGGTATTGGAAAAAAGGCCGTAGGGGACATTGAGATACTTCACACAGATACTCTAATCAAGGAG GTGGAAAAAGTTGTTGGTGCTAGCCATCCAGATCCAATGGAAATTGAGAAAGCAAAGAAAGTACTGAAA GAACATGAACAAGCGCTGGTTGACGCGATTGCAAGGCTTGAAGATGCATCTGATGGTGAAAGCG ATGGGGAGCATCCATCTTCCCATGGACAATCAATGGACCAAGATCGAGGATGGAGAAAAAGGCCATACGATGATATGGGTGGTGAAGGTAGAGCATCAGATGGCAACAAAATGGCAAGAGGTGGTAGGGTTGGATCTGGTGAACATCAAGTGGATGGCGATGAAATATAA
- the LOC110661994 gene encoding uncharacterized protein LOC110661994 produces the protein MSSYAVESTTLETSDGVKLRTRLFKSNDDEVKDKLVIVLVHPYSVLGGCQALLKGIAIGLAEKGYRAVTFDMRGAGRSTGRPSLTGFSEIKDVIAVCKWVCENLSTDRILLVGSSAGAPIAGSAVDEIKEVVGYVSLGYPFGMMASILFGRHHKAILQSPKPKLFVMGTRDGFTSVKQLQNKLRSASGRIETHLIEGAGHFQMEGPVYDTQMVNLILTFIASL, from the exons ATGTCAAGCTATGCAGTTGAGTCCACCACACTTGAGACCAGTGATGGAGTGAAGCTCCGGACAAGGCTCTTCAAGTCCAACGACGATGAGGTCAAAGACAAATTGGTGATTGTTCTTGTCCATCCATATTCAGTCTTGGGTGGTTGTCAAGCTCTTTTGAAAGGAATAGCAATTGGGTTGGCAGAGAAAGGTTACAGGGCTGTGACTTTTGACATGAGAGGTGCTGGGAGGTCCACAGGGAGGCCTTCTCTCACTGGTTTTTCTGAAATCAAAGATGTAATTGCTGTCTGCAAATGGGTTTGTGAAAATCTATCAACTGACAGGATTTTGTTGGTGGGTTCTTCTGCAG GTGCTCCAATTGCAGGATCTGCAGTAGATGAGATTAAGGAAGTGGTTGGATATGTAAGTTTGGGATACCCTTTTGGCATGATGGCCTCAATCCTTTTTGGGCGACATCACAAGGCCATCTTACAGTCTCCAAAGCCAAAACTCTTTGTTATGGGAACCCGGGATGGGTTTACCAGTGTTAAGCAGCTGCAGAACAAGCTAAGATCTGCTTCAGGGCGCATTGAAACACATCTAATTGAAGGAGCTGGCCACTTCCAAATGGAAGGCCCTGTTTATGATACTCAGATGGTGAACCTTATCCTCACATTTATTGCATCTTTATAG
- the LOC110661993 gene encoding protein EMSY-LIKE 3 isoform X4, producing the protein MDYELSDSSGTDDDLPPSHRNRFQSGVRPAGNGRSAAVGSASLPRVHSDMETQIHNIEQEAYTSVLRAFKAQSDAITWEKESLITELRKELRVSDEEHRELLSRVNTDNIIRRIREWRKTNGLQPGMPSTAQPAHDPTPSPTVSASRKKQKTSQSVASLSMGAPSPALPSTQPSSSALRRGPPPGPKSKNPKSSMQYPSTGLTGRAQAAMRSSSGAFAPNEPAEATSYDPLIGRKVWTRWPEDNQYYEAVITDYNPVEGRHALVYDINSADETWEWVNLKEV; encoded by the exons ATGGACTATGAGCTTTCCGATAGTAGTG GTACTGATGATGACCTCCCACCATCACATCGAAATAGATTCCAAAGTGGGGTACGACCTGCTGGGAATGGAAGATCTGCAGCAGTTGGTTCTGCTTCATTACCTAGGGTTCATAGTGACATGGAAACTCAAATACACAACATTGAGCAAGAAGCGTATACTTCAGTCCTACGGGCATTTAAAGCACAATCTGATGCCATTACTTGG GAAAAGGAGAGTTTAATTACAGAACTCAGAAAAGAGTTAAGGGTATCAGATGAGGAGCACAGGGAGCTCCTATCCCGGGTTAATACCGATAACATCATCCGCAGAATAAG GGAATGGAGAAAGACAAATGGGCTTCAACCTGGCATGCCAAGCACAGCCCAGCCTGCTCATGATCCCACACCTAGTCCTACTGTTTCAGCATCGCGCAAGAAACAGAAAACATCACAATCAGTTGCTTCATTGTCTATGGGTGCACCTTCTCCTGCATTGCCATCTACGCAACCATCTTCATCAGCGCTGAGGCGGGGTCCTCCACCAGGGCCTAAGAGCAAGAATCCCAAATCA TCCATGCAGTATCCTTCTACAGGTTTGACCGGAAGAGCACAAGCTGCTATGCGGAGTTCTTCAGGTGCATTTGCCCCCAATGAACCTGCAGAAGCTACCAGTTATGATCCATTGATTGGAAGGAAAGTTTGGACTCGGTGGCCCGAGGATAACCAATACTATGAGGCTGTTATAACTGACTATAATCCAGTTGAG GGGAGGCATGCTTTGGTTTATGATATTAATTCAGCAGATGAAACTTGGGAATGGGTTAATCTGAAAGAGGTATAA
- the LOC110661996 gene encoding uncharacterized protein LOC110661996, with protein MAREHQRTAQPWGTLEELLLACAVNRHGTQSWDSVAVEVQNRTTTLSSLTSQHCIDKFNDLKRRFMPSNGTSASLVSMVDELRRIRVEELRREVQRRDVSIVSLELKVKRLEDERERSLREEADLAREKGTSPELIVGKSAHGNESSDERDNRSFNESNSTSQQKAERTTMTDQNDAVNGEPDIKPKPANTNEKNPVHTGSDPEAERDWSHNGKLREVDDDENDKIPTDKKEPEIKTSQTTGGLGESNELGESVGESKREDKEKQNSDVQSSASLSLKRNNRRRKLITGGGNGVGVGSSSGEEPEGGDEVSPAMKRMPAVKSEPLVKLLGIIRSHRLGSVFERRLQSQESKRYKKLIKQHIDLQMIQCRLDEGAYSLCLQKFFRDLLLLFNNAITFFGKNSPENLAARDLLTIVRKEMTEKLCEAKPEPVTVKPIPIQQPISFSKPNKSCTIVVCGKGNSAKGISESATKKVDKKDREGENKTKANEKKIEGSFVRIEEKGTRKKMTKERSISCHRNSNNTKKNGEIKHQYGGNELSSHDALEMKVERKGSSTRKRQGAASFLKRIKQNSPSQVMENDVEDDSSEDESKDEKEKEEKGKRGRNRDGITERVTRSSRAREESGSAKRIGRPPKKQAKSTVESGGGIRKKRGRDNGDARVEVGGGRARKRSRR; from the exons ATGGCTAGGGAACACCAAAGGACCGCACAACCTTGGGGCACGTTAGAGGAGCTATTGCTAGCATGTGCCGTGAACCGCCACGGTACCCAGAGCTGGGACTCCGTCGCTGTTGAAGTACAGAACCGAACCACCACTCTCTCCTCCCTCACTTCTCAACACTGTATAGACAAGTTCAACGACCTTAAACGCCGGTTCATGCCCTCAAACGGCACATCTGCCAGCCTCGTTTCCATGGTCGATGAACTCCGTAGGATTCGCGTGGAGGAGCTTCGACGCGAGGTCCAACGACGTGATGTGTCGATCGT GTCGCTTGAATTAAAGGTAAAGAGATTAGAGGACGAGAGAGAGCGCAGTTTGAGAGAAGAGGCAGATCTGGCGAGGGAGAAAGGGACCTCTCCGGAACTAATCGTCGGGAAATCCGCCCACGGTAACGAGTCTAGTGATGAGCGAGATAATCGATCTTTCAACGAGTCAAACTCCACCAGTCAACAAAAAGCTGAAAGGACAACGATGACAGATCAAAACGACGCCGTAAATGGAGAGCCTGATATAAAACCCAAACCAGCAAATACAAATGAGAAGAATCCGGTTCATACTGGATCCGACCCAGAGGCTGAGAGGGATTGGTCCCACAACGGTAAGTTGCGCGAGGTTGATGATGACGAAAATGATAAAATACCGACGGATAAAAAGGAACCTGAAATAAAAACGAGTCAGACGACGGGTGGGCTCGGCGAGTCGAATGAGCTGGGCGAGTCGGTGGGAGAGTCTAAGCGGGAAGATAAAGAGAAGCAAAATAGTGACGTGCAAAGCTCAGCTAGCTTGTCACTGAAGAGGAATAATCGACGTCGTAAGTTGATTACTGGCGGTGGAAACGGGGTTGGAGTTGGTAGCAGTAGTGGAGAGGAGCCCGAAGGTGGTGACGAGGTTTCTCCCGCCATGAAGCGGATGCCTGCCGTCAAATCTGAGCCGTTAGTTAAACTCCTAGGGATCATTCGGTCTCATCGGCTTGGCTCTGTGTTCGAGCGGCGGCTTCAAAGTCAG GAATCTAAAAGGTACAAAAAATTGATCAAGCAGCATATAgatcttcaaatgattcaatgtAGGCTTGATGAAGGGGCCTACTCTCTATGTCTTCAAAAATTTTTCAGAGATCTTCTCCTTTTATTCAACAATGCTATTACTTTCTTTGGAAAAAATTCACCAGAAAATCTTGCTGCTCGTGACCTCCTAACTATAGTTCGGAAGGAAATGACGGAGAAGCTTTGTGAAGCAAAACCTGAACCTGTCACTGTGAAACCTATACCCATACAACAACCCATTTCGTTTTCAAAGCCCAACAAATCTTGTACCATCGTTGTGTGTGGCAAGGGAAATTCAGCAAAGGGAATATCTGAAAGTGCCACTAAAAAGGTTGATAAAAAAGATAGGGAGGGTGAAAACAAAACAAAAGCAAATGAGAAAAAGATTGAAGGTTCCTTTGTTAGGATTGAGGAGAAGGGCACAAGgaagaaaatgacaaaagagAGGTCGATATCCTGTCATAGAAATTCTAATAACAccaaaaaaaatggagagataaaGCATCAGTATGGTGGCAATGAGCTTAGTTCCCATGATGCTTTGGAGATGAAGGTGGAAAGAAAAGGAAGTAgcacaaggaagaggcaaggagcAGCTAGCTTTTTGAAAAGAATAAAGCAAAATTCACCGAGTCAAGTTATGGAGAATGATGTTGAAGATGATTCCTCTGAGGATGAGAgtaaagatgagaaagaaaaagaggagAAAGGAAAAAGAGGAAGAAATAGAGATGGAATTACAGAAAGAGTTACAAGGAGTTCTAGGGCTAGAGAAGAGAGTGGAAGTGCAAAGAGAATTGGAAGGCCACCAAAGAAGCAGGCAAAAAGTACAGTGGAGTCGGGTGGTGGCATaaggaagaagagagggagagataATGGTGATGCACGTGTAGAGGTTGGAGGTGGGAGGGCAAGGAAGAGGTCAAGGAGGTGA
- the LOC110661993 gene encoding protein EMSY-LIKE 3 isoform X2: MDIQAMDSSGTDDDLPPSHRNRFQSGVRPAGNGRSAAVGSASLPRVHSDMETQIHNIEQEAYTSVLRAFKAQSDAITWEKESLITELRKELRVSDEEHRELLSRVNTDNIIRRIREWRKTNGLQPGMPSTAQPAHDPTPSPTVSASRKKQKTSQSVASLSMGAPSPALPSTQPSSSALRRGPPPGPKSKNPKSSMQYPSTGLTGRAQAAMRSSSGAFAPNEPAEATSYDPLIGRKVWTRWPEDNQYYEAVITDYNPVEGRHALVYDINSADETWEWVNLKEITPEDIRWEGEDPGIFHRGGWPGPGRGNKKSMARGGALAGAGRGRGTMKGQSRKDFPLSQNGIGKKAVGDIEILHTDTLIKEVEKVVGASHPDPMEIEKAKKVLKEHEQALVDAIARLEDASDGESDGEHPSSHGQSMDQDRGWRKRPYDDMGGEGRASDGNKMARGGRVGSGEHQVDGDEI, from the exons ATGGACATTCAGGCCATGGACAGTAGCG GTACTGATGATGACCTCCCACCATCACATCGAAATAGATTCCAAAGTGGGGTACGACCTGCTGGGAATGGAAGATCTGCAGCAGTTGGTTCTGCTTCATTACCTAGGGTTCATAGTGACATGGAAACTCAAATACACAACATTGAGCAAGAAGCGTATACTTCAGTCCTACGGGCATTTAAAGCACAATCTGATGCCATTACTTGG GAAAAGGAGAGTTTAATTACAGAACTCAGAAAAGAGTTAAGGGTATCAGATGAGGAGCACAGGGAGCTCCTATCCCGGGTTAATACCGATAACATCATCCGCAGAATAAG GGAATGGAGAAAGACAAATGGGCTTCAACCTGGCATGCCAAGCACAGCCCAGCCTGCTCATGATCCCACACCTAGTCCTACTGTTTCAGCATCGCGCAAGAAACAGAAAACATCACAATCAGTTGCTTCATTGTCTATGGGTGCACCTTCTCCTGCATTGCCATCTACGCAACCATCTTCATCAGCGCTGAGGCGGGGTCCTCCACCAGGGCCTAAGAGCAAGAATCCCAAATCA TCCATGCAGTATCCTTCTACAGGTTTGACCGGAAGAGCACAAGCTGCTATGCGGAGTTCTTCAGGTGCATTTGCCCCCAATGAACCTGCAGAAGCTACCAGTTATGATCCATTGATTGGAAGGAAAGTTTGGACTCGGTGGCCCGAGGATAACCAATACTATGAGGCTGTTATAACTGACTATAATCCAGTTGAG GGGAGGCATGCTTTGGTTTATGATATTAATTCAGCAGATGAAACTTGGGAATGGGTTAATCTGAAAGAG ATAACTCCTGAAGATATTAGGTGGGAGGGTGAGGATCCAGGAATTTTTCATAGAGGTGGCTGGCCTGGACCAGGCCGTGGGAATAAGAAATCTATGGCACGTGGTGGAGCTCTTGCTGGGGCAGGAAGAGGTAGAGGGACCATGAAGGGGCAGTCTAGAAAAGATTTCCCATTATCACAAAATGGTATTGGAAAAAAGGCCGTAGGGGACATTGAGATACTTCACACAGATACTCTAATCAAGGAG GTGGAAAAAGTTGTTGGTGCTAGCCATCCAGATCCAATGGAAATTGAGAAAGCAAAGAAAGTACTGAAA GAACATGAACAAGCGCTGGTTGACGCGATTGCAAGGCTTGAAGATGCATCTGATGGTGAAAGCG ATGGGGAGCATCCATCTTCCCATGGACAATCAATGGACCAAGATCGAGGATGGAGAAAAAGGCCATACGATGATATGGGTGGTGAAGGTAGAGCATCAGATGGCAACAAAATGGCAAGAGGTGGTAGGGTTGGATCTGGTGAACATCAAGTGGATGGCGATGAAATATAA
- the LOC110661993 gene encoding protein EMSY-LIKE 3 isoform X3 has product MDYELSDSSGTDDDLPPSHRNRFQSGVRPAGNGRSAAVGSASLPRVHSDMETQIHNIEQEAYTSVLRAFKAQSDAITWEKESLITELRKELRVSDEEHRELLSRVNTDNIIRRIREWRKTNGLQPGMPSTAQPAHDPTPSPTVSASRKKQKTSQSVASLSMGAPSPALPSTQPSSSALRRGPPPGPKSKNPKSYPSTGLTGRAQAAMRSSSGAFAPNEPAEATSYDPLIGRKVWTRWPEDNQYYEAVITDYNPVEGRHALVYDINSADETWEWVNLKEITPEDIRWEGEDPGIFHRGGWPGPGRGNKKSMARGGALAGAGRGRGTMKGQSRKDFPLSQNGIGKKAVGDIEILHTDTLIKEVEKVVGASHPDPMEIEKAKKVLKEHEQALVDAIARLEDASDGESDGEHPSSHGQSMDQDRGWRKRPYDDMGGEGRASDGNKMARGGRVGSGEHQVDGDEI; this is encoded by the exons ATGGACTATGAGCTTTCCGATAGTAGTG GTACTGATGATGACCTCCCACCATCACATCGAAATAGATTCCAAAGTGGGGTACGACCTGCTGGGAATGGAAGATCTGCAGCAGTTGGTTCTGCTTCATTACCTAGGGTTCATAGTGACATGGAAACTCAAATACACAACATTGAGCAAGAAGCGTATACTTCAGTCCTACGGGCATTTAAAGCACAATCTGATGCCATTACTTGG GAAAAGGAGAGTTTAATTACAGAACTCAGAAAAGAGTTAAGGGTATCAGATGAGGAGCACAGGGAGCTCCTATCCCGGGTTAATACCGATAACATCATCCGCAGAATAAG GGAATGGAGAAAGACAAATGGGCTTCAACCTGGCATGCCAAGCACAGCCCAGCCTGCTCATGATCCCACACCTAGTCCTACTGTTTCAGCATCGCGCAAGAAACAGAAAACATCACAATCAGTTGCTTCATTGTCTATGGGTGCACCTTCTCCTGCATTGCCATCTACGCAACCATCTTCATCAGCGCTGAGGCGGGGTCCTCCACCAGGGCCTAAGAGCAAGAATCCCAAATCA TATCCTTCTACAGGTTTGACCGGAAGAGCACAAGCTGCTATGCGGAGTTCTTCAGGTGCATTTGCCCCCAATGAACCTGCAGAAGCTACCAGTTATGATCCATTGATTGGAAGGAAAGTTTGGACTCGGTGGCCCGAGGATAACCAATACTATGAGGCTGTTATAACTGACTATAATCCAGTTGAG GGGAGGCATGCTTTGGTTTATGATATTAATTCAGCAGATGAAACTTGGGAATGGGTTAATCTGAAAGAG ATAACTCCTGAAGATATTAGGTGGGAGGGTGAGGATCCAGGAATTTTTCATAGAGGTGGCTGGCCTGGACCAGGCCGTGGGAATAAGAAATCTATGGCACGTGGTGGAGCTCTTGCTGGGGCAGGAAGAGGTAGAGGGACCATGAAGGGGCAGTCTAGAAAAGATTTCCCATTATCACAAAATGGTATTGGAAAAAAGGCCGTAGGGGACATTGAGATACTTCACACAGATACTCTAATCAAGGAG GTGGAAAAAGTTGTTGGTGCTAGCCATCCAGATCCAATGGAAATTGAGAAAGCAAAGAAAGTACTGAAA GAACATGAACAAGCGCTGGTTGACGCGATTGCAAGGCTTGAAGATGCATCTGATGGTGAAAGCG ATGGGGAGCATCCATCTTCCCATGGACAATCAATGGACCAAGATCGAGGATGGAGAAAAAGGCCATACGATGATATGGGTGGTGAAGGTAGAGCATCAGATGGCAACAAAATGGCAAGAGGTGGTAGGGTTGGATCTGGTGAACATCAAGTGGATGGCGATGAAATATAA
- the LOC110661992 gene encoding uncharacterized protein LOC110661992, producing MEFKKVYEELNILLPFNPNVKVQQAQREQMAVMSFLTSLHSEYETAKSQILSSSEISSLHDTFTRVLRTESTQLPQTTSGALVSQNMNGQQRNKGGNSSNRSNQHNGETNSNLDSKGVICYYCHEPDHTKYNCLKLQRKNQRSQMANMAIDESTVAPSSGKTVLISVEEYAQFFQYQASLKASNSPVTAIAESGSYDKADYW from the coding sequence ATGGAATTTAAGAAAGTATATGAAGAACTTAATATTTTGTTGCCTTTTAACCCCAATGTGAAAGTCCAGCAGGCTCAACGAGAGCagatggctgttatgagttttcttacaAGTCTTCATTCAgaatatgagactgctaaatctcaaatCCTATCTAGCTCTGAAATTTCCTCTCTACATGATACATTCACACGTGTCCTTCGTACAGAAAGTACCCAACTTCCACAAACTACTAGTGGTGCTCTTGTTAGTCAAAATATGAATGGACAACAGAGAAATAAAGGAGGAAATTCAAGCAATAGAAGTAATCAGCATAATGGGGAAACCAATTCTAATCTGGACTCAAAAGGagttatttgttattattgtcatgagcctgATCATACAAAATACAATTGTCTAAAGCTTCAGAGGAAGAATCAGCGGTCTCAGATGGCAAACATGGCAATAGATGAGTCTACAGTTGCACCCTCATCTGGGAAAACTGTCTTAATATCTGTAGAGGAATATGCACAATTTTTCCAATATCAAGCATCTCTAAAAGCCTCTAATTCCCCTGTCACTgctatcgctgagtcag
- the LOC110661998 gene encoding uncharacterized protein LOC110661998, whose amino-acid sequence MEAPKDGCNPSDESSLAVSVQIEPPVSSNGNNNPSESNPQEHQSEPNTDNENNKSSDALAKGLSMMLASIRDFDSKAQDTLKSQDNLNCAIDSLTRELDQLLEDAPFPFVMQYAEKISGVLIEWI is encoded by the exons atggAAGCACCAAAAGACGGCTGCAATCCCAGCGACGAAAGTAGCCTAGCTGTTTCTGTTCAAATAGAGCCTCCGGTTTCCTCTAATGGCAATAACAATCCCAGTGAAAGCAACCCTCAAGAACACCAATCTGAGCCCAATACTGACAATGAAAACAACAAGAGCAGCGATGCATTGGCCAAGGGTTTATCTATGATGCTTGCCAGTATTAGGGATTTCGATTCTAAAGCTCAAGACACTCTCAAAAGCCAAGATAACCTTAATTGCGCCATAGATAGTCTTACCCGAG AGCTTGATCAATTGTTAGAAGATGCGCCCTTTCCGTTCGTTATGCAGTATGCTGAGAAGATTTCAGGAGTCTTGATAGAATGGATCTGA
- the LOC110661997 gene encoding uncharacterized protein LOC110661997 — translation MASACVNNISMSPENFSPASYPSYGWLSPRISFSREEDASKQPGSSKTASCDTPAEVPSEIMDSVDFEFRLEDPVTMLPADELFSDGMLMPLQVTSAKPANALSEIRSPETAKSCRRMEMEISNTDPYLFSPKAPRCSSRWKELLGLKKLYQNANAKAESHKTTSSSSSNPNPKSLKHFLHRSSKSCSCNSSSLDHSLSWPLLKDSDYESVSISSSRLSLSSSSSSHEHEDLPRLSLDSEKPNPSLNAPQNPNPSPNPFVLNRNPNQNPPRMRMVKPRSETNGNSNSNGSNNPTAGTRVGRSPMRRAVGESSGVTSRGVSVDSPRMNSSGKIVFQSLERSSSSPSSLNGGPRFKHRGMERSYSANVRVTPVLNVPVCSLRGTSKSVSVFGFGQLFSSSPQKREGSNKGQQQQVNSRNRTDRT, via the coding sequence ATGGCCTCGGCTTGCGTTAACAACATCAGCATGTCACCGGAGAACTTCTCTCCGGCGAGTTACCCGTCCTACGGCTGGTTGAGTCCGCGAATATCCTTCAGCCGTGAAGAGGATGCCTCCAAGCAACCTGGATCCTCTAAGACCGCCTCATGCGATACTCCAGCTGAAGTTCCGTCCGAGATTATGGATTCTGTTGACTTTGAGTTCCGCCTGGAGGATCCTGTAACTATGCTCCCCGCCGACGAGCTTTTCTCCGACGGGATGCTGATGCCGCTGCAAGTTACGAGCGCCAAACCTGCCAATGCTCTGAGCGAGATCAGGTCGCCGGAGACTGCGAAGTCTTGCCGTAGAATGGAGATGGAAATATCTAATACTGACCCCTACTTGTTTTCTCCCAAAGCCCCCAGGTGTTCAAGCCGATGGAAGGAGCTCTTGGGGTTAAAAAAGCTCTACCAGAACGCGAACGCTAAAGCTGAATCCCACAAAACGACATCGTCATCTTCTTCTAACCCTAACCCAAAATCTTTGAAGCATTTCCTGCATAGAAGCTCAAAATCCTGCAGTTGCAACTCATCTTCATTAGATCACTCTTTGAGCTGGCCGTTGTTAAAGGATTCGGATTACGAGTCCGTTTCCATTTCCTCATCTAGGTTATCGCTTTCTTCTTCGTCTTCGAGCCACGAGCATGAAGATCTCCCTAGACTCTCTCTCGATTCAGAGAAACCAAACCCGAGTTTAAACGCGCCCCAAAATCCAAATCCGAGCCCAAACCCATTTGTTCTCAATCGGAATCCAAACCAAAATCCTCCTAGAATGAGAATGGTGAAGCCCAGGTCAGAGACCAATGGGAATAGCAATAGCAACGGTAGCAATAATCCTACGGCTGGTACGAGAGTAGGGAGGAGCCCGATGCGGAGGGCAGTTGGGGAATCGAGTGGGGTGACAAGCAGGGGGGTTTCGGTAGACAGTCCGAGAATGAATTCGTCAGGGAAGATAGTATTCCAGAGCTTGGAGAGGAGTTCCAGCAGTCCAAGTAGCCTTAACGGAGGCCCAAGATTCAAGCACAGGGGAATGGAGAGGTCATATTCAGCAAACGTGAGAGTGACTCCGGTTCTCAATGTCCCCGTTTGTTCCCTGAGAGGGACATCCAAGTCAGTCTCCGTATTTGGGTTTGGTCAGCTGTTTTCTTCGTCGCCTCAAAAAAGAGAAGGGAGCAACAAGGGGCAGCAACAGCAGGTGAATAGCAGGAACCGGACTGATCGAACATAA